Within Kutzneria chonburiensis, the genomic segment CAAGATCGGCTTCCGCAACGCGCGGACCATGGACACCGACGGGGCGCTGGACTACCTGTACGCCAAGCTGGAGCAGTCCCAGTTCCTGGACAAGACCCAGGGCCGGCAGCAGGGCCTGCACCAGTTCCTCGACGACAAGTCCATCCGGCCGGGACTCCAGTCCTACACCCGCTCCTGAACCGGCGAGATCCAGTTGCGCAGCAACTGGATCCGCTCCGCCGTCGGCGATCCCGGCTCGACGTTGTAGACGCACAGCGTCTGATCGGGATCGCCGGGCAGGGTCAGTGCCTCGTAGTGGAACTCAAGGTCGCCGACGAGCGCGTTGCGGTACGTCTTGCGGCCGTGGGTGCGTTGCAGCACCTTGTGGTCGTGCCACCAGCCGGAGAACTCGGGGCAGCGCACGGTCAGCTCGCCGATCAGGTCGGCCAGCTGCTTGTCGTTGGGGTGCCGGCTGGCGTCCAGGCGCAGCATCGCCACGGTCTCGGAGGCGTAGCGCTCCCATTCGTCGCTACCTGAGCGTGCCTCGGGATCGAGCATGAGGTAGCGGGCGAGGTTGCGCTGCCCCGCCGGCATCGCGTCGAAGTCGGTCAACACCGCACGGCCCAATGCGTTGGACGCCAACACGTCCGTGCGCCGGCCGAGCACGAACGCCGGCACGTGGTCGAGCGTCTGCAACATCAGGTACAGGCCCGGCCGCACGCGTTGAGGGCCGTTGCTGGTGTTGCGACGGGCCGCCCCGCCGGGCTTGGTGAGCAGGTTGGTCAGGTGCTCGTGCTCGGTGCCGTCCAG encodes:
- a CDS encoding helix-turn-helix transcriptional regulator — its product is MDRSAEIADFLRTRRARISPDAAGVPADGRARRVPGLRRDEVARLAGISIEYYTRLEQGRAGNPSPEIIAAVSQALRLDGTEHEHLTNLLTKPGGAARRNTSNGPQRVRPGLYLMLQTLDHVPAFVLGRRTDVLASNALGRAVLTDFDAMPAGQRNLARYLMLDPEARSGSDEWERYASETVAMLRLDASRHPNDKQLADLIGELTVRCPEFSGWWHDHKVLQRTHGRKTYRNALVGDLEFHYEALTLPGDPDQTLCVYNVEPGSPTAERIQLLRNWISPVQERV